A stretch of the Clavibacter sp. B3I6 genome encodes the following:
- a CDS encoding DEAD/DEAH box helicase, whose product MTTDTFGALGVPAPLVSALTANGITTPFPIQVDTLPDTLNGRDVLGRGKTGSGKTLAFAIPMIARLGGGLAGGRRRPGRPLGLILAPTRELATQITAAMAPLAEAYNLTTTTIFGGVSQQRQVAALKAGVDVVVACPGRLEDLMKQGFVNLDAVEITVLDEADHMADLGFLPVVTRILDKTPNTGQRMLFSATLDNGVDKLVRRYLHDQVLHSVDEANSPVAAMTHHVFEASDVEAKRLLVQKLAGGSGRRILFMRTKHHAKKLAKQLTDAGIPSVDLHGNLSQVARDRNLAAFSAGDVKVLVATDVAARGVHVDDIELVIHVDPPAEHKAYLHRSGRTARAGSAGDVVTIMLPAQRKDVQLLMRKADIHVTPQQVTESSPAVAELTGAVAAYVKPAPRETKSVRESTQRQSQGGRANGAGRSQGANAQRKRATRDGAPVGGRREGAASGRRDGAASSGQRGGTPRTFSTSSEGFGGGSSAAPSRPRQERPAASGGAAAGGRARTHRRVSSGR is encoded by the coding sequence ATGACCACTGACACCTTCGGCGCGCTCGGCGTGCCCGCACCCCTCGTCTCCGCCCTCACGGCGAACGGCATCACGACGCCGTTCCCCATCCAGGTGGACACGCTGCCCGACACCCTGAACGGCCGCGACGTGCTCGGCCGCGGCAAGACCGGCTCCGGCAAGACGCTCGCGTTCGCCATCCCGATGATCGCGCGCCTCGGCGGCGGCCTCGCCGGCGGCCGTCGTCGTCCGGGCCGCCCGCTCGGCCTCATCCTCGCGCCGACCCGCGAGCTCGCCACGCAGATCACCGCCGCCATGGCGCCGCTCGCCGAGGCCTACAACCTCACCACCACGACGATCTTCGGCGGCGTCTCGCAGCAGCGCCAGGTCGCGGCCCTCAAGGCCGGCGTCGACGTGGTCGTGGCCTGCCCCGGCCGCCTCGAGGACCTCATGAAGCAGGGCTTCGTGAACCTCGACGCCGTGGAGATCACCGTCCTCGACGAGGCCGACCACATGGCCGACCTGGGCTTCCTGCCCGTCGTCACGCGGATCCTCGACAAGACCCCGAACACCGGCCAGCGCATGCTGTTCTCCGCCACGCTCGACAACGGCGTGGACAAGCTCGTCCGCCGTTACCTGCACGACCAGGTGCTGCACTCCGTCGACGAGGCGAACTCGCCCGTCGCCGCCATGACGCACCACGTGTTCGAGGCGTCCGACGTCGAGGCCAAGCGCCTCCTCGTGCAGAAGCTCGCGGGCGGCAGCGGCCGCCGCATCCTCTTCATGCGCACCAAGCACCACGCCAAGAAGCTCGCGAAGCAGCTCACCGACGCGGGCATCCCGTCGGTGGACCTGCACGGCAACCTCTCGCAGGTGGCCCGCGACCGCAACCTGGCCGCGTTCTCCGCGGGCGACGTCAAGGTCCTCGTGGCCACCGACGTCGCGGCGCGCGGCGTGCACGTCGACGACATCGAGCTCGTGATCCACGTCGACCCGCCGGCCGAGCACAAGGCGTACCTGCACCGCTCGGGCCGCACGGCGCGCGCGGGCTCCGCGGGCGACGTCGTCACGATCATGCTGCCGGCTCAGCGCAAGGACGTGCAGCTCCTGATGCGCAAGGCCGACATCCACGTCACCCCGCAGCAGGTCACCGAGTCCTCCCCCGCCGTGGCCGAGCTGACGGGCGCCGTCGCGGCGTACGTCAAGCCCGCACCGCGCGAGACGAAGTCGGTGCGCGAGTCCACCCAGCGCCAGTCGCAGGGCGGCCGCGCGAACGGCGCCGGACGCTCGCAGGGCGCGAACGCCCAGCGCAAGCGCGCGACCCGTGACGGCGCGCCCGTCGGCGGTCGCCGCGAGGGCGCCGCGTCGGGTCGTCGCGACGGAGCCGCCTCGAGCGGACAGCGCGGCGGGACGCCCCGCACGTTCAGCACCTCCTCCGAGGGCTTCGGCGGCG